The window GGTAACTGAATCCAGTGTAGTAGGTTTGCTCTCTTGTTTTTGTGACCATGGTCTTTGTTTTATACTGGTTTAGTAGTAATTCCAAAGAGAGTTTTACACGTTTGAGGAGTTGAGTGTGTAGTTATGTGTACCatattttggttatatgaaaaatacaaattacaagtACTCTCGTTCGTGCTTTTGAGCCCAATCTTTGTTCGGCGTTATTATTCTTCAAAACGCAACACTTCACATATTTACTTTTAGactgttttttttacaaaacaaaaataaaaaaatcacggcgatgtcatcatcatcaaagtatATGCAATATTTtgaatcatcaatcaaatcttttaaGTTAAGAAGCATATTATTTGAATTGATATTAACTGGGAAGTAATTGGATTATGCTTATcacaaaatctaataaattaaatagACGATTCTCTATAGATGTGCTGCTTCATACGTGACATAACCTAACAGGTGCCTTGATTAATGCTCTGCTTCTTGCCATTCTATGGGCATTCTTTATTTCCACATAAACATTCCTCTCATTAAAAAATTTGCAAATCCAAAATGAACAATAGAAGAATCCATATATAGGTGCTAGCTAGTAGACCTGTCACCCAATTTCCCATAATTTGTTATCTCAATATTCTATCTACTGAGGAAATTTGCAATGGAACAAGATATGTATAATGATGTATTATAGATTTGTTACCTCAAACTGAATAGTTTACCTTAATTTAAGAAacattaatgatttttttttctgaaaatattttttaagctgaaaaaccaaaataacaactgaaattttcttttatatatttcattgcCTACCTAATTTTTtgaacattattattattattattattattattattattattattattattattattattatttccagaaaaaaaaattcaccaaTGAATAATGCTCATGGACTTTGACATAAACCGGATCAAAACTAAACACGGTAATAATACTCTAATATTCTGTGCTGCATCACTTTGACTATCCCAAAGTCACTCTATCTTTTATGACAATCCCAAACTTTTTAAtttcccaaaaataaaatttcgatTATCGAAAAATCTTAACCGCAACGCATGGCATATTCGTAAATTcccaaaactttaaaataaatactttaTATTCCCACGTGGAGAATCAAGTGATCGCCGTCAGCCTCCTTTTTAACAGAATCTAATGAGAAGAGAGCAGTAGTAGCAAAACAAAGTCAACCTTCCTCACTAAGTTACAAAATCGCACCGTTGAAAACACGTGTCGCACGATTACCAAAAAGACACACCGATTAACCCGTGTTCGTCACCTCACGTGAAAAATGATTCATCACTCCACCGTGATAAAAAAACCGACACTGCCCTTTTCTATTAAGCCAGCCGAAAAAGACCGACCGACCACGATCACCACTTACTCACTTACCCAATCATATAGCTCCACGTGTcatactttaatttttatttaattcaccGGCAAACGCGGAAAAAAATGGAAGGTTTTTTTATAAGTAAGCTGATCCATTGGagctttttattctttcttttttttttccacttcttccttaattcaatttttttcctctctctctaatcAAATCTTTAGTTTCAGATTTTGAAACGATTTACataatctttttagtttctaaCTTCTGTtacacagaaaaataaaaatcttatctTGGATCTTTGGCTGTTGTATGATCCATCCCTTAGCTTTTCTTTCTGAATTCAGTTTATAAAAGTTATGGCGTTTTTgagtggcggtggtggtgggtTTGAGGTTATCAAGTCGAAGCGTGAGTATGAaggattagggttagggtttgttAGGTTTACTAGAGGGTTAGGGAGGAAAAGGATTCTCATATCTAAATCATCAGCTCCGGCTGCTAATAATGATTCGTCGCCGCCGGAAGAATCTAATCGCTCTCTTCTTGAATCACTTCATCAAGATATTTTGGtatgtttccatttttttatataaaaaaaatctctctttctctgtgattttggatttgattttgatatgttttatgAAATTTACAGATTCGAGTGCTTTGTCATGTGGATCACGAGGACCTAGAGACACTAAAACGAGTATCTAAAACAATACGAAAAGctgtaagtctttttttttggatcattcaAGTATTTTCTAAATAAGCTAAGAAAAAGAGTTAATGGGGGTGGTTTTGTATTAATGAATATTTTAGGTAATAGAAGCGAAGAAGTCGCATTTTGATTATAGCACACCAAAAAAGAGACTTCCATTTAGAGACGCGGTATTAATCATGGAGGAAGATTCAAATTCGAATTGGGATTCGAGTAGTCAAAGTGATGAAATGGAGCCACCTAATGCACCAATTCGAAGGAGGACTATTAATCGAGAATCTGATTTGTCCAAGATCTCTATGGTCTTGTTTAAATGATGATTGAATAAAGAAAGAGGAACGTTCGATCTCAGCTTACTTTGTGTGCAGAAAGACAGAACATGAcgaaagaacaagaagaagacatagAAGAGTTTGCTTTTGCTTCAATTCTTATTCATTGaagcttttttaattattatatttactgATCATCATGTGAATATAACAAATTATTGCAGACTTCGGAaggtttattaaatattattatctgtgaataatattatattttcaattttttttttttggcttgtgaTCAGAGTATCCTAAGTACTGATTTTTGTCCTTCTTTCAGTTAAAGAATTATTAAGACTCTTTTGTCTTTCATTTTGCTATTTCTTGACTTTCTACtatttctcaaaattatttatatgcAAATGAACACCATAAATGAATCTAAAATATTTGCTTATGTAATAATATATGGTCCAATGAGAAGTTCCCTCTGGTCAAAATTGGATTTTTAATTGCCcaagaaaataagtaaaaattgGTTAACTGATAAAAATACCTTCTAaccaatttatatatacttcttattatttaatatttaattacctGCCAAACACCTAATTAAGCAACTTATACATGTTACCTAAAAcataataacatatattataatatagtttaaaattatttttgttcgTTCTGCTATTTCTTGACTTTCTCCTCCTctattcgttttttttaatctatgtaACACATTTGTGAATGTGAATGAATCTCAAAGATTTGcttatttatgaatataaatCAATTGCGTGTCAGATTAAATTATTATGCAGACTTTATGCCGTATTATGCATATTCACTCCGATCCACAGCTCAAAAtggattgtttttattatttaaaaagtagCTAATTCACTTCACGAAAGTtctctcttttatatattacaaacctCACCGACAGCTATTGTTGTTATCTGGAAAGTTGTAAATAATCGAACCCATGAtccttctttctctctaaaCAAAAATGTCGTATTCGAAATTGTTGTAAGTGTGGTAGAAGTGTAGAACCATCCattctttttttcatgtttttaaaatgGTTATTAAAGTGGCTTTAGTCCGAACTTACGTGGGTCGAGCCTAAACCATACAAAAATGCAAATCCAATGTGTTGATCATTTCGTGTAGAGAGGTCAAACCAACTAAATGACACATGGTTGGTCGAAAATGGTTCTAACGTCTATGTGGTTCTTTTACACTTTCGTGTGGCATCTCTATCAAGCACATCCGAATTcaattgtctctttttttttatttgtgaaaTCCAAATTCTAATGTTGGTCAGTGCATTTGTCTGATTCGCAAAACTGTtggataccaaaaaaaaaaaaaaagaaaaaagaaaaaaaaagaattgcttagtgaaaagaaactaaagtatggtatttttttttttttataaaattatgttagtGGTATTTATAAGAATTGTCCATTAAtttttattccaaaatttaaatattattttataataatttaattcatatataaaaatttagacgCAATTGGTTTCGAATCACCATTTTGATTGTCAATTCAATTGAATAACGGATGGAACAACTTATAAACGAACGGTTGaaatatatggatttttttGTCAACGGTTGAAATATATGATTAGAAGGTAAACAAAACAACTAGAAACTGTCTAAAAGCAGAAAATTTACTATCGTACCATTGGTTTACtctataattataaatatttttgaaaatttctactgaaaaaaactttcaatttttgttttctagaagcATTTGAAAGTCAATACTGTATTTTCAGTCGGACCCTGAAAAAATACAAGATCAAATTTAAGTCTAAGTGGGTCATTAATTTCCAACTAACAATGTTTCGATGACCCAACAAGCTCTCGCAATCCTCCGATTTGCTAGTCCTAACTCCTAATTTATTCATTATATTATAGCTCATGATAACTACGTGACCTACCAACTTCCATCATCTTCCACTAATCTACATAGTAAGATTATGATTTAACCTAGTGTCACAACTTCCttgaaatacaaaaatatagtaTCATTGAAACGTAGAATATGCACTAAGTTGACAAAGTACCAACCAAATAGTttactcttttttaaaaaaaaaacaggtgaCTAACTTTGGATTGAAGGTTACTCAATGGTCAAGGGAAGAAGAGTTCCTTTTTTGGCATTGACCAGCAAAAAAAGTGCCACTAAACTACCATCACATTCACATGAATAATTCAATATTACGCATATTCAATGTCTAGTTACAAAATCTTTGTCTAATTAAACGAGTAACATTCggtgaaaacaaattat is drawn from Camelina sativa cultivar DH55 chromosome 8, Cs, whole genome shotgun sequence and contains these coding sequences:
- the LOC104707673 gene encoding F-box protein At4g05010-like, yielding MAFLSGGGGGFEVIKSKREYEGLGLGFVRFTRGLGRKRILISKSSAPAANNDSSPPEESNRSLLESLHQDILIRVLCHVDHEDLETLKRVSKTIRKAVIEAKKSHFDYSTPKKRLPFRDAVLIMEEDSNSNWDSSSQSDEMEPPNAPIRRRTINRESDLSKISMVLFK